The nucleotide sequence GGAAATTTGGACAATTTCTCCCCAACAGGATTTAGAAACTGATACTGGGAGAGCAGAGGTCTGACAACTTTTTGAGGAGATGAAATTTCGTCCTTTTTGCAACCCCATTTCACCGAAATTGAGTTTGAACCGTACAGTGAAAAATCCAGTATAACTAAGAAACCTCGTATCTTTCGTTAGAAATATTCATGTGCCACTAGTGCAACACCAATAAAGGAAACAAACACAAAGTAGCTCATACTTAACATCATATTCTCGTTGTTTGGTACAGTAAAGTCAACTACAACATTTCTTGAGTTGTTTTTAATTGTAAATTGTGTAATTTATACATTTTTTCGTTCTAATTTAGGAAGTAGGTAGCTTCTTCTTAAGCTATGTTTGGATGCCAGTAGAACACTTATATTCATATGCTTGGATTATACATGCTCATTATGTGCTTATGCAATTTATTTTTGATTAACAATGCCAGAGTGGTTTGCATTTCTTGGAGCAAAAGTGCCTCCTGGTGGTCCTGGTTCACCTTATTCTATACATTTTAAGACAACCATTCCTGACTCATCTCCTATGAAACCTATGAATGCATCTGTCTATTCATGTAATGACACTTCACTCGGCTGCTCTTGTGGCGATTGTCCTTCAGCGCCTGTCTGCTCGAGTTCAGAACCTTCACCACCCGTGATAAAAGAGCCCTGCTCCATTAGAATGGGATCTATGAAGGTTGAAACAATAGAATTGATTCTTTTTCATGATTAAATTTCTTTCACTTCAAGACTAGATAAATACAAGGCCCTACTTTCTTAAAAAGATGGCTTATCTTTTGATGTATTTCATGATGTTGATTTTTGTATAATAATACTACAGGTCAGATGTGTGGATTTTTCAATAGCTCTCTTGTATATTCTATTGGTTTTTGTGTTGTTTGGATGGGTGTTTTTGCAAAGGACAAGACAAGAGAAGAGAGTTGGCTCCAATGTGGAACCATTGCTGAATGATATGGGTGGTGAAGGAAGTAGTTTTACTAACATCCCAAGGGACGAAACTCATCCTGAAGAGGTATGCACATAAGCCTGTGTTGTAGAAATATATGTATGTTTGGGAATCAAAAGGAttcaaattattattactattatttttgtgGAAAGCAGCTACCCTAAAATTTAAACTGTTGGGTGATGGTATGCATGAATTTATATTTACATTATTATACTTTACATATCCCCTCATTCAAAAGTTCTTTGGGATTCTCATGCTTAATTTGAACTTTTTTGTTTAGAACAATGGTAATGATAAAGGTTCAAACTCTAAATTGCTTGGTCTAAGAGATTCTTATTATATACT is from Vicia villosa cultivar HV-30 ecotype Madison, WI unplaced genomic scaffold, Vvil1.0 ctg.000274F_1_1, whole genome shotgun sequence and encodes:
- the LOC131626229 gene encoding NPC intracellular sterol transporter 1-related protein 1-like isoform X2, translating into MYDICGQRSDGKVLNCPYSSPAVKPDDLFSAKIQTLCPSLNGNVCCTEQQFETLRTQSQQAVPILVGCPACLRNFLNLFCQLSCSPNQSLFINVTSVSEVTGNTTVDGIDFYVTETFGDGLYQACKDVKFGTMNTRAMDFVGAGANNYEEWFAFLGAKVPPGGPGSPYSIHFKTTIPDSSPMKPMNASVYSCNDTSLGCSCGDCPSAPVCSSSEPSPPVIKEPCSIRMGSMKVRCVDFSIALLYILLVFVLFGWVFLQRTRQEKRVGSNVEPLLNDMGGEGSSFTNIPRDETHPEEVCT